One window of Jannaschia sp. CCS1 genomic DNA carries:
- a CDS encoding cytidine deaminase — protein MRADDPVRRAVMPDATLIDQATQVRLNAHAPYSNFKVGCAIRSVEGNVYVGCNVENVAYPEGTCAEAGAIAAMIAAGDTRIAEVAVIAGSPAPVPPCGGCRQKLAEFADGDTPITMATTQGATQVTQVGALLPGQFTAAHMAE, from the coding sequence TTGCGGGCGGATGACCCCGTGAGGAGAGCCGTGATGCCGGACGCAACCCTAATCGACCAGGCGACCCAGGTGCGCCTGAACGCCCATGCGCCTTACTCCAACTTCAAGGTGGGCTGCGCGATCCGGTCGGTGGAGGGGAACGTTTATGTCGGGTGCAACGTGGAAAACGTGGCTTATCCGGAAGGGACCTGCGCGGAAGCGGGCGCCATTGCTGCGATGATCGCGGCAGGCGATACGCGCATCGCGGAGGTCGCCGTGATCGCAGGCAGCCCCGCGCCTGTGCCGCCCTGCGGAGGGTGTCGCCAGAAGCTGGCGGAATTCGCGGATGGGGACACGCCGATCACGATGGCCACGACGCAAGGGGCGACGCAAGTAACGCAGGTGGGCGCGCTTTTGCCGGGCCAGTTCACAGCCGCGCATATGGCCGAATGA
- a CDS encoding response regulator, translating into MITQVSQQSDNPICDDPGHRTSAALQQLSHDIRSAMSDVLGGIRLVETARLDPQSQTQIDRIRAAADTLAALVDDALLTAAGETAIRNEVAEVDVADWMCALDRRWSGRAAEWGSRITITAQGALPDRLSVSAILLDRIVGNLVGNALVHAAGSDVSVNLSCDQDTGFDIFIQDQGPGFPRHVLDAAHGNHASATGSGLGLHIVRQLSAELPARLTLSNTSSEGHACARLIISSAKVIWEQSEAAPPETPDLGGLRILVAEDNLTNQTILRQMLLSMGAEAVFVTDGQAALDALDRDTFDIALLDIEMPRLSGLEVMERVRSGPGERARIPLVAITAYVLRDNREAIYAAGADGIIGKPIASASEFGRTILRHVGRPDGEADPQDIPSGQGLGPQLDAERLDRLLQAAGAPGSAELLDRVVEDLTAVLQTLDAGVASGNASDVRAQTHILIAISGAVGADRLCQMAEVLNIAAKRHKLDQLAQIHAHLRLDLVDLLDVIRARRAALT; encoded by the coding sequence ATGATAACCCAGGTTTCCCAGCAGTCAGATAACCCGATTTGCGACGATCCGGGACACCGCACCTCTGCCGCGCTGCAGCAGCTGTCACATGACATCCGGTCGGCCATGTCGGACGTGCTGGGGGGCATTCGGCTGGTGGAAACCGCGCGCCTGGACCCGCAATCCCAAACCCAGATTGACCGAATTCGCGCGGCTGCGGACACGTTGGCCGCGCTGGTCGACGATGCCCTTCTGACCGCCGCAGGAGAGACCGCGATCCGCAATGAGGTGGCCGAAGTCGATGTCGCGGATTGGATGTGCGCACTGGATCGCCGCTGGAGTGGGCGCGCGGCAGAATGGGGAAGTCGGATCACGATCACGGCGCAAGGCGCGCTTCCCGACCGCCTGAGCGTATCTGCCATTCTCCTCGATCGGATCGTGGGCAACCTGGTGGGCAATGCTCTGGTCCATGCGGCTGGCAGTGATGTGTCGGTCAATCTGTCCTGTGATCAGGACACCGGATTTGATATTTTCATTCAAGATCAAGGGCCTGGATTCCCACGCCACGTGTTGGACGCGGCCCACGGCAACCACGCAAGCGCCACTGGCAGCGGGCTCGGCCTCCATATCGTGCGGCAACTCAGCGCCGAATTGCCAGCCCGTTTGACGCTGTCCAACACCTCCTCAGAAGGCCACGCCTGCGCTCGCCTGATCATTTCGTCGGCCAAAGTGATCTGGGAGCAGTCCGAGGCCGCACCGCCGGAGACACCCGACCTCGGCGGGCTGCGCATATTGGTGGCCGAAGACAACCTGACGAACCAAACGATCCTGCGCCAGATGCTGTTGAGTATGGGGGCGGAGGCCGTCTTCGTGACCGACGGTCAGGCGGCGCTGGACGCCCTGGACCGGGACACGTTTGACATCGCCCTTCTGGATATCGAGATGCCCCGGTTGTCGGGTCTGGAAGTGATGGAACGTGTGCGCTCGGGCCCCGGAGAGCGCGCCCGGATCCCGCTTGTGGCGATCACAGCCTACGTCTTGCGTGACAACCGGGAGGCGATTTACGCGGCGGGCGCAGACGGGATCATCGGTAAACCCATCGCATCGGCGAGTGAGTTCGGGCGCACCATATTGCGCCATGTCGGCCGCCCCGATGGCGAGGCTGACCCACAGGATATCCCGTCAGGTCAAGGGCTTGGACCGCAGTTGGATGCAGAGCGGCTTGACCGGCTTCTGCAGGCCGCCGGTGCGCCGGGCAGTGCCGAGTTGCTGGACCGGGTCGTGGAAGATCTGACAGCCGTTCTGCAAACTCTGGATGCTGGCGTGGCCAGCGGCAACGCTTCGGACGTGCGTGCGCAGACCCATATCCTGATTGCGATTTCCGGTGCGGTCGGGGCCGATCGCCTGTGTCAGATGGCGGAAGTACTCAACATCGCGGCCAAGCGCCACAAGCTGGACCAACTGGCGCAGATCCACGCCCATCTGCGTCTGGATCTGGTTGATCTGCTGGATGTCATTCGCGCCCGCCGGGCCGCATTGACCTGA